One genomic region from Reichenbachiella ulvae encodes:
- a CDS encoding SDR family oxidoreductase, which yields MREINNKTALITGGTKGIGYGIAEAMLKAGMKVAITGRNQEGVDAAVNKLKSTGDIIGIVADVRDSAAMKAANDKILEQWGQLDVVIANAGVGHFGSVTELSDEQWKDTLDINLTGVFNTVRATVPSLKETKGYIFTIASLAGANFFAKGSAYNASKFGLVGFTQAMMLDLRHEGINVSTIMPGSVATYFNGNTPDASDDWKIQIEDLGQMVVDVLRLDPRTLPSKIEVRPSQPPKK from the coding sequence AAAACAGCATTAATCACCGGAGGAACCAAAGGTATAGGATATGGAATAGCAGAAGCTATGCTCAAAGCAGGCATGAAAGTAGCTATCACCGGACGAAATCAAGAAGGTGTAGACGCAGCAGTAAACAAGCTAAAGTCAACTGGAGACATCATCGGTATAGTGGCAGATGTGCGAGACAGTGCAGCCATGAAAGCTGCTAATGACAAGATTTTAGAGCAATGGGGACAGCTGGATGTGGTCATAGCCAATGCTGGTGTGGGCCACTTCGGTTCTGTAACTGAACTATCGGATGAGCAATGGAAAGATACACTCGACATCAACCTTACTGGGGTATTCAATACAGTGAGAGCTACTGTTCCTTCTCTTAAAGAAACTAAGGGATACATTTTCACCATTGCTAGCCTGGCAGGAGCCAATTTCTTTGCAAAAGGCAGTGCCTACAATGCAAGTAAGTTTGGTTTGGTAGGATTTACTCAAGCCATGATGTTGGACCTAAGGCATGAGGGAATCAATGTCAGTACTATCATGCCGGGATCTGTGGCTACCTATTTCAATGGCAACACGCCTGATGCCTCTGATGACTGGAAAATCCAGATAGAAGACCTGGGGCAAATGGTAGTAGATGTACTAAGGTTGGACCCTCGTACACTTCCATCCAAAATCGAAGTAAGACCGAGTCAACCACCTAAGAAATAA
- a CDS encoding leucine-rich repeat domain-containing protein, whose product MRVLLIGTLFLIFNPSWAYAGISMQEPDTSRYAEVRSLVQFYEYMLNNIGSARSNTRDKEVIITESYKKVFSSPQVQIEDDLIHNRKVITNKDVAAYLRDVDFFFKDIVFDFNDIQVEQKQEGASTYYLVTFESLIEATTLDNEPYTNAQQRFIEVNADEASGDLKIASVYHTKVSREKELEVWWESLSYGWIQVFREYVTFDSADFRVLKQISSIDSLNLSGNALILNIEPLAALRDLKYLDISHTEITDISPLRYSRNLQTLKANNSKINDVSTLEYFESLETLDLSKTPLMNLQGIEKMKSLKHLRLIDTHIRDFKPIQQFNTLESVNLSESRFNDAGFLSGHKALKEANLSKTSLADLHVFQLFSQLKTLDVSETAITDLDGLESHPSLELLNINQTDISELKALLTAPKLKKVYADYTKISQEEASSFMAKKPKTLVVTQSAQVMNWWGSLSADWKKILTQKIEVEEPGKEEIIQLLNTDSLDLSGKGLADSSPLKKFNRIKYLDVSGNSFKNFSYTSGMKDLTSLTGEGLPVQSTDGLDQNEKLEYLSIPQSEIVNIGALSFLDQLKMVNLDRSYVDESAIAKYLQSNPKTVIIYQSDRLEKWWNELSSDWKSLFDLEKVDSYHLHQLIERESMSVSGLHISSLEPLSVFINLKQLNLDQVNISNLQDLTMHTGLRELTCTKGPLESLSGISYFQQLEKLNVSSTAVSDLKDLEGLRSLVELNCSGTGISNLKGISEIYNLEKLDISSTKVWRLGRLSELRNLQTLICNNTRIIAYLIDEYKAEHPEVNVIYY is encoded by the coding sequence ATGAGAGTTCTTTTGATAGGAACTCTTTTCTTGATTTTCAATCCATCGTGGGCCTATGCTGGTATCAGCATGCAGGAACCAGATACTTCGCGCTATGCCGAAGTTAGAAGTCTGGTTCAGTTTTACGAATACATGCTCAACAACATTGGTTCGGCCCGAAGCAATACCCGCGACAAGGAAGTCATCATCACCGAGAGCTACAAAAAAGTCTTTAGCAGTCCACAAGTCCAGATAGAAGACGATCTGATTCACAATAGGAAAGTCATCACTAACAAAGATGTGGCGGCCTACTTGAGAGATGTCGATTTTTTCTTCAAGGACATCGTATTTGATTTCAACGACATCCAGGTCGAGCAAAAGCAAGAAGGTGCTTCGACCTATTATTTGGTCACCTTCGAAAGCCTAATCGAAGCGACCACATTAGACAATGAACCCTACACCAATGCACAACAGCGATTCATAGAGGTGAATGCTGATGAGGCATCTGGAGACCTTAAAATCGCCAGTGTATACCATACCAAAGTCAGCAGAGAAAAGGAGCTGGAAGTATGGTGGGAGTCCCTCTCCTATGGCTGGATTCAGGTTTTCAGAGAGTATGTCACTTTCGACAGTGCCGACTTCCGGGTACTCAAACAAATCTCTAGTATTGACAGTCTCAACCTGTCTGGCAATGCTTTGATATTGAATATTGAACCCCTGGCAGCACTGAGGGATCTGAAATATCTAGACATCAGTCATACCGAAATCACCGACATCAGCCCACTTCGCTATTCGAGAAACCTTCAAACCCTAAAAGCCAACAACTCCAAAATCAACGACGTATCGACGCTTGAATATTTTGAGAGTTTAGAGACATTGGATCTGTCCAAGACTCCCCTTATGAACCTTCAGGGAATTGAAAAAATGAAATCGCTCAAACATCTACGTTTGATTGATACCCATATCAGAGATTTCAAACCCATCCAGCAATTCAACACTTTAGAGAGCGTGAATCTCTCAGAATCCAGATTCAATGATGCGGGTTTTCTGTCTGGTCACAAGGCCCTAAAGGAAGCTAATCTATCGAAAACCTCACTGGCAGATCTACATGTGTTTCAGTTATTTTCACAACTCAAAACCCTGGACGTATCTGAGACAGCTATCACTGATCTGGATGGATTGGAAAGCCATCCAAGCCTGGAGCTACTCAATATCAACCAAACAGACATCAGCGAGCTCAAAGCCCTGTTAACCGCTCCTAAGCTAAAGAAAGTATATGCCGACTATACTAAGATAAGTCAGGAAGAGGCATCCTCCTTTATGGCAAAAAAGCCCAAAACATTGGTAGTGACCCAAAGTGCTCAAGTCATGAATTGGTGGGGCAGTTTGTCTGCGGATTGGAAGAAAATCCTTACCCAAAAAATTGAAGTAGAAGAGCCTGGAAAAGAAGAAATCATTCAACTGTTGAATACTGACTCACTGGACTTGTCAGGCAAAGGCTTAGCAGATAGCTCACCACTGAAAAAATTCAATAGAATCAAGTACCTGGACGTGTCTGGCAATTCATTCAAAAACTTTAGCTACACCAGTGGCATGAAAGACCTTACTTCGCTCACGGGAGAAGGACTACCCGTTCAAAGTACAGATGGCCTGGATCAAAATGAAAAGCTGGAGTATTTATCCATTCCTCAATCAGAAATTGTCAATATTGGCGCGCTTTCATTTTTGGACCAATTGAAGATGGTCAATCTGGATCGTAGCTACGTGGATGAATCCGCTATTGCTAAGTATCTTCAGTCCAACCCTAAAACGGTCATTATTTATCAAAGCGATAGACTTGAGAAATGGTGGAATGAACTCAGTTCAGACTGGAAATCCTTGTTTGATTTAGAAAAGGTAGACAGTTATCATTTGCATCAGTTGATCGAAAGAGAATCGATGAGTGTATCGGGATTGCATATATCTTCTCTCGAACCACTCTCCGTATTCATCAATTTGAAACAACTGAATCTAGATCAAGTCAATATCTCCAATCTACAGGATCTGACCATGCATACAGGCTTACGAGAGCTGACTTGCACCAAAGGTCCCCTTGAGAGTCTATCGGGTATCTCCTACTTTCAGCAACTCGAAAAATTGAATGTATCCAGCACCGCTGTGAGTGACCTAAAAGATTTGGAAGGATTGCGCTCACTCGTAGAACTCAATTGCTCCGGAACAGGCATCTCCAACCTCAAAGGCATTTCAGAAATCTACAATCTGGAAAAGCTTGACATCAGCAGTACCAAAGTATGGCGACTAGGCAGACTGAGTGAACTAAGAAATCTCCAAACACTGATCTGCAACAACACGCGCATCATTGCCTACTTGATTGACGAATACAAGGCAGAACATCCAGAAGTGAATGTGATTTATTATTGA
- a CDS encoding TetR/AcrR family transcriptional regulator, producing the protein MAQDSTAEEKIKEAAKSLFTKNGFAATKTRDIAEKAGINLALLNYYYRSKELLFNKIMMEVMSMFMKSIFSIFQDERTTLEQKFELIASRYIDKIKSNPDIPNFLLNELRSRPEEFFLKIIEGKRLQDFYIYTQLVEQIGEERVKGLNPIHIMMNLMSLTLFPFVGKPMMRMVTGIDNAVFNKMMEERKKLIPMWIMQMLK; encoded by the coding sequence ATGGCACAAGATTCTACAGCGGAAGAAAAGATCAAAGAGGCGGCAAAATCCCTTTTTACGAAAAATGGATTTGCAGCTACCAAAACAAGGGATATTGCCGAGAAGGCTGGTATTAACCTAGCTTTACTCAATTATTACTATCGAAGCAAGGAGCTACTTTTCAACAAGATCATGATGGAAGTGATGTCGATGTTCATGAAAAGTATCTTCAGCATTTTTCAGGACGAGCGTACAACTTTGGAGCAAAAGTTTGAATTGATTGCATCCAGGTACATCGATAAGATCAAATCCAACCCTGATATTCCAAACTTCCTGCTGAATGAGTTGCGGTCAAGGCCCGAGGAGTTTTTTCTGAAAATTATCGAAGGGAAACGCTTGCAGGACTTTTATATCTACACGCAATTGGTTGAGCAAATCGGGGAAGAAAGGGTGAAGGGGCTCAATCCAATACACATTATGATGAATTTGATGAGTCTAACCCTCTTCCCGTTCGTGGGCAAACCCATGATGCGAATGGTTACCGGAATAGACAATGCCGTGTTCAACAAAATGATGGAAGAACGAAAAAAGCTAATCCCGATGTGGATCATGCAGATGTTGAAGTAA
- a CDS encoding TolC family protein: MKIINITKQITFWLLLLISTWSHSLSGQSLSLDSCLSMAERNYPQIAQYGLISQSTEYSIANAQKGKLPQLSIAGQATYQSDVTQVPGGEAMGVAPLSQDQYQLYGEVVQPLTGLAVINQQKKIIEADGQVSKAELEAKLYAIKQRVSDLFFGVLLIQNQLRQSELTKQDLQAGISRVEASVKYGTSLKSSADVLKAQLITIDQRIIEKESTRDGYLKMLGLFVNQELNSDFELIVPAPTVLASKINRPELSIYTNKMQSIALQDGLLSKTNLPQFSLFMQSGFGRPALNFLSNDFEPYYIGGLRLSWNLSNYYTTKGQRQLFSINKSILESERETFLFNTRLTMANQDVQIVKVEKLIEKDKEIIALREGIVNSSKGQLEHGVITASEYKTVVIDSDEARQNLTLHQIELMKLKNDYKLTSGN, translated from the coding sequence ATGAAAATAATAAACATAACAAAACAGATAACATTTTGGCTATTGCTCCTGATCAGCACGTGGAGTCACTCATTGTCCGGACAGAGTCTATCGCTTGACAGTTGCCTTTCAATGGCAGAGAGGAATTACCCACAAATTGCCCAATACGGGTTGATTAGCCAATCAACCGAGTATTCTATAGCAAATGCTCAAAAGGGAAAGCTTCCGCAATTAAGCATTGCAGGGCAGGCCACTTATCAGTCTGACGTAACCCAGGTTCCTGGAGGTGAGGCGATGGGAGTTGCCCCATTAAGTCAAGACCAGTATCAACTCTATGGGGAGGTCGTCCAACCGTTGACAGGATTGGCCGTCATCAACCAGCAGAAAAAAATCATTGAGGCTGATGGGCAAGTAAGCAAGGCTGAATTGGAGGCTAAGCTCTACGCCATCAAACAGCGGGTGAGTGATTTGTTTTTCGGGGTATTACTGATTCAGAACCAGCTCAGGCAAAGCGAGCTGACCAAACAGGATCTTCAAGCAGGAATATCCCGGGTAGAGGCCTCTGTAAAGTACGGAACTTCATTAAAAAGCAGTGCCGATGTGCTCAAAGCGCAATTGATCACCATCGATCAGCGGATCATCGAAAAGGAATCAACAAGAGACGGGTACTTAAAAATGCTGGGCCTTTTTGTCAATCAGGAATTAAATAGCGATTTCGAATTAATTGTCCCCGCTCCAACCGTGCTGGCCTCAAAAATCAACCGACCGGAGCTCTCAATCTACACTAATAAAATGCAGTCCATTGCCCTTCAAGATGGCTTGCTCAGCAAAACGAATCTACCTCAGTTCAGCCTGTTCATGCAAAGCGGTTTTGGAAGACCCGCACTGAACTTTCTAAGCAATGATTTTGAGCCATATTATATCGGTGGGCTGAGGCTGTCATGGAACCTTTCCAATTATTACACTACCAAAGGACAAAGACAGCTCTTTTCAATCAATAAAAGCATATTGGAATCTGAGCGAGAAACTTTCCTTTTTAATACACGGCTGACTATGGCCAACCAAGACGTACAGATTGTGAAAGTCGAAAAACTGATTGAAAAGGACAAGGAGATTATTGCCTTGAGGGAAGGTATTGTGAATTCCTCCAAAGGCCAGTTGGAGCATGGGGTCATCACCGCCTCCGAGTACAAGACTGTAGTGATCGATTCTGATGAGGCACGACAAAACCTCACACTTCATCAGATCGAGCTAATGAAACTTAAAAATGATTACAAACTAACATCCGGAAACTAA
- a CDS encoding HlyD family secretion protein — protein sequence MKHPLKNPICILLLSVLWSSCTNNGHEFDATGTFEADETIISSEASGKLLSFKVDEGQELPSNQYLGYIDTTQLALTKAQLEAQIKAVLSRKPDIASQLVALNEQLKAARKEKARIENLLKSDAATPKQLDDVDAQINIINGNITGLRTSLVNNSRSLDQEIGPLEAQILQMEDKIAKSKIINPVNGTVLSVYAEPYEQVGPGQPLYRIADLSELTLKAYISGDQFAQVKLNQKVSVYTDDGNGGYKEDAGTIYWISEKAEFTPKSVQTKNERANKVYAVKIRVKNNGSYKIGMYGEVTFDTES from the coding sequence ATGAAACATCCACTTAAAAATCCAATATGTATTTTGCTGCTTAGCGTACTTTGGTCATCATGTACAAACAATGGACACGAATTTGATGCAACAGGTACTTTCGAAGCAGACGAAACAATTATTTCTTCAGAAGCATCGGGAAAGTTACTTTCTTTCAAAGTAGATGAAGGACAAGAATTACCCTCAAACCAGTATCTAGGGTATATCGATACTACCCAGCTTGCGCTGACCAAAGCGCAACTGGAAGCTCAAATCAAAGCAGTGCTGAGCCGGAAGCCGGACATTGCATCACAACTTGTGGCGCTCAATGAGCAGTTAAAAGCCGCTAGGAAGGAAAAAGCACGAATCGAAAACCTGCTCAAATCCGATGCAGCTACCCCAAAGCAATTGGATGATGTGGACGCGCAGATCAATATTATCAACGGTAATATTACCGGACTTAGGACATCCCTTGTCAATAACTCGAGGAGTCTGGATCAGGAGATTGGCCCATTGGAAGCTCAGATCCTGCAGATGGAGGACAAGATCGCCAAAAGCAAAATAATCAATCCTGTAAATGGAACGGTATTGTCTGTCTATGCGGAACCTTATGAGCAGGTTGGTCCGGGTCAGCCACTCTACCGGATAGCCGACCTGAGTGAGCTGACCTTGAAAGCGTACATCTCGGGAGACCAGTTTGCACAAGTGAAGTTAAACCAGAAGGTTTCCGTTTATACCGATGATGGGAATGGCGGGTACAAAGAGGATGCAGGAACCATCTACTGGATCAGCGAAAAGGCCGAGTTTACCCCTAAAAGTGTGCAAACCAAAAACGAGCGGGCAAATAAGGTGTATGCAGTCAAAATAAGGGTAAAGAATAACGGCTCTTACAAAATCGGCATGTACGGAGAAGTGACGTTTGATACCGAGTCATGA